The following are from one region of the Stigmatella ashevillena genome:
- a CDS encoding DUSAM domain-containing protein, which translates to MTAEIDWGPIRALGQRVIESGEPLELTDEVRSLLRRSASEVAIPPEDAENALRSVPTATTLLGEITRRIREGSDRLGEARHRAYDLRDTGDLDGACRQMEEVLAVEVVPLYRKRAESMIRETTRLKSVAASGQPDPKLSDRAQLPVLLHRVQQGHPLELTEGMRAFLRRAAADVGMSEAETEPSLGSPERAGALLGQIRGRLRDASDRLEGAMSRMMELRDAGDLEGARQQIRDWLAVEVVPRYRRAAEENLAGLDEPPPGPLA; encoded by the coding sequence ATGACCGCTGAGATTGATTGGGGACCCATCCGGGCACTGGGGCAGCGCGTGATCGAGAGCGGCGAACCGCTTGAACTCACGGATGAGGTGCGTTCCCTCTTGCGAAGGTCCGCCTCGGAAGTGGCGATTCCTCCAGAGGATGCGGAGAATGCTCTACGCAGTGTGCCCACGGCCACCACGCTGCTCGGGGAGATCACGCGCCGCATCCGGGAAGGCTCGGACCGACTAGGCGAGGCCCGACACCGGGCGTATGACCTCAGGGACACTGGGGACCTGGACGGCGCGTGCAGGCAGATGGAAGAGGTGCTCGCCGTTGAGGTCGTTCCGCTGTATCGCAAGCGCGCCGAATCCATGATTCGCGAGACAACCCGGCTCAAATCGGTTGCTGCGAGCGGACAGCCTGATCCGAAGCTCTCCGACCGGGCTCAACTCCCGGTCCTTCTGCACCGCGTTCAGCAAGGGCATCCGCTGGAACTCACCGAGGGGATGCGCGCCTTCCTGCGACGGGCCGCCGCTGACGTAGGCATGAGCGAGGCCGAAACGGAACCGTCGCTAGGCAGTCCTGAGCGTGCAGGGGCGCTTCTCGGGCAGATCAGGGGGCGCCTCCGTGACGCCTCAGACCGGCTTGAGGGCGCCATGTCCCGGATGATGGAACTCCGGGATGCTGGCGATCTCGAAGGGGCACGCCAGCAGATCCGCGACTGGCTCGCCGTGGAGGTCGTCCCGAGGTACCGCCGCGCCGCCGAGGAGAACCTGGCGGGCCTGGACGAACCACCCCCAGGACCGTTGGCTTAG
- a CDS encoding acyl-CoA dehydrogenase family protein — protein sequence MDFELPESHRALRASLKDFCERRVKPYAREWDQNETFPMEVVRELGQLGVLGMLVSEEYGGAAMDSLAVAVAVEEIARYDGSLALTVASHNGLGTSHIRVFGNEAQKRKYLPKLASGEWLGAWGLTEPGSGSDASGLKATAARQGDTWVLNGAKMFITQGTVGDAFVVLALTSPEKRQKGITAFILEKGMKGFSQRPIHGKLGMRSSDTAELVLENVEVPDSQRLGEVDRGFIDTLKILDKGRITIGALAVGLGRGALEESLRYARERSAFGQPIAEFQGLRWMFADMKTELDAARLLVHRAASLADQNQPYTQAASMAKLFASEAATRACNKAVQIHGGYGYTREFPVERYLRDAKLCEIGEGTSEVQRTVIAREIFKG from the coding sequence ATGGACTTCGAACTTCCAGAAAGCCACCGCGCCCTCCGGGCTTCCCTCAAGGACTTCTGCGAGCGCCGGGTGAAACCCTACGCCCGGGAGTGGGACCAGAACGAGACGTTTCCCATGGAGGTGGTCCGGGAGCTGGGCCAGCTCGGTGTCCTGGGCATGCTGGTCTCCGAGGAGTATGGCGGGGCGGCGATGGACAGCTTGGCCGTGGCGGTGGCCGTCGAAGAGATCGCCCGCTACGACGGCTCGCTGGCGCTCACGGTGGCCTCCCACAACGGCCTGGGGACCAGCCACATCCGCGTCTTCGGCAACGAGGCCCAGAAGCGCAAGTACCTGCCCAAGCTGGCCAGCGGCGAGTGGCTGGGGGCCTGGGGCCTCACCGAGCCCGGCTCGGGCTCGGATGCCTCGGGCCTGAAGGCCACGGCGGCGCGCCAGGGCGACACGTGGGTGCTCAACGGCGCCAAGATGTTCATCACCCAGGGCACCGTGGGCGATGCCTTCGTGGTGCTGGCGCTCACCAGCCCCGAGAAGCGCCAGAAGGGCATCACCGCCTTCATCCTGGAGAAGGGGATGAAGGGCTTCAGCCAGCGCCCCATTCACGGCAAGCTGGGCATGCGCTCCTCGGACACGGCGGAGCTTGTCCTGGAGAACGTGGAGGTGCCGGACTCGCAGCGGCTGGGCGAGGTGGACCGGGGCTTCATCGACACGCTGAAGATCCTCGACAAGGGCCGCATCACCATCGGCGCGCTGGCGGTGGGGCTCGGCCGGGGCGCGCTGGAGGAGTCCTTGCGGTACGCCCGCGAGCGCTCCGCCTTTGGCCAGCCCATCGCCGAGTTTCAGGGCCTGCGCTGGATGTTCGCGGACATGAAGACGGAGCTGGATGCGGCGCGCCTGCTGGTGCACCGCGCGGCCTCCCTGGCCGATCAGAACCAGCCGTACACCCAGGCGGCCTCCATGGCCAAGCTCTTCGCCTCCGAGGCGGCCACGCGCGCCTGCAACAAGGCCGTGCAGATCCACGGCGGCTATGGCTACACCCGCGAGTTCCCCGTCGAGCGTTACCTGCGCGACGCCAAGCTGTGCGAGATCGGCGAGGGGACCAGCGAGGTCCAGCGCACCGTCATCGCCCGTGAGATCTTCAAGGGGTAA
- a CDS encoding MFS transporter, protein MTALHVPGVRQRLRSIFGGSVGNLIEWYDFYIYSAFSLYFAKAFFPHGNPLVEQLNTAGVFALGFLVRPLGGWVMGSYADLHGRRAALTLSVTLMCLGSLIIALCPTYQQIGVAAPGVLVLARLLQGLSLGGEYGTSATYLSEVATSRHRGFYSSFQYVTLIMGQLLATVTLLVLQRLVLTQEQLEAWGWRIPFVCGASLSVFGFYMRRNMVETEAFQAEAAKRPVRHPMRELLRHPREIALVVGLTLGGTLAFYTYTVYMQKFLVNSVGLSRDQATLISVASLFLYMLLQPVFGFLSDKVGRRPVLLWFGIMGTVGTVPLLTALTQARDAWTAFLLVMAALVIVSGYTSINAVVKAELFPASIRALGVGLPYALTVSLFGGTAEYLGTWLKLSGRETWFFWYVTACILCSLLVYLFMRDTHREHRFTEAEALPQTASPHGLPRPPP, encoded by the coding sequence ATGACGGCCCTTCACGTGCCTGGCGTGCGCCAACGTCTGCGCTCCATCTTCGGCGGCTCGGTCGGCAACCTCATCGAGTGGTACGACTTCTATATCTACTCGGCCTTCTCGCTGTACTTCGCCAAGGCGTTCTTTCCCCACGGCAATCCCCTCGTCGAGCAGCTCAACACCGCGGGCGTCTTCGCGCTGGGCTTCCTGGTGCGTCCCCTCGGGGGCTGGGTCATGGGAAGCTACGCGGACCTCCATGGGCGCCGCGCCGCGTTGACGCTGTCCGTCACGCTGATGTGTCTGGGCTCACTCATCATCGCGCTCTGCCCCACCTATCAACAGATCGGTGTGGCGGCGCCTGGGGTGCTCGTCCTCGCCCGGCTGCTGCAAGGGCTCTCGCTCGGCGGCGAGTACGGCACCAGTGCCACGTACCTGAGCGAGGTGGCCACCTCGCGCCACCGCGGCTTCTACAGCTCCTTCCAATACGTCACGCTCATCATGGGACAGCTTCTGGCAACCGTGACGTTGCTGGTGCTCCAGCGCCTGGTGCTCACCCAGGAGCAGCTCGAGGCGTGGGGTTGGCGCATCCCGTTCGTGTGCGGCGCATCCCTGTCGGTGTTCGGCTTCTACATGCGCCGGAACATGGTGGAGACGGAGGCCTTCCAGGCGGAGGCGGCGAAGCGCCCGGTGCGCCACCCGATGCGGGAGTTGCTGCGCCACCCCCGGGAGATCGCCCTCGTGGTGGGGCTCACCCTGGGCGGGACGCTCGCCTTCTACACGTACACCGTCTACATGCAGAAGTTCCTGGTGAACTCGGTGGGCCTGTCGAGAGACCAGGCCACGCTCATCTCGGTGGCCTCCCTCTTCCTTTATATGTTGCTGCAGCCCGTGTTCGGCTTTCTCTCCGACAAGGTGGGCCGCAGACCCGTGCTGCTGTGGTTCGGGATCATGGGCACGGTGGGGACGGTGCCCCTGTTGACGGCGCTGACACAGGCCCGGGATGCCTGGACGGCGTTCCTGCTGGTGATGGCGGCGCTGGTCATCGTCTCCGGCTACACGTCCATCAACGCGGTGGTGAAGGCGGAGCTGTTCCCGGCGAGCATCCGCGCCCTGGGCGTGGGGTTGCCGTACGCGCTGACCGTCTCCCTCTTCGGAGGAACGGCGGAGTACCTGGGCACCTGGCTCAAGCTGTCAGGCCGTGAGACGTGGTTCTTCTGGTACGTCACCGCCTGCATCCTGTGCTCGCTGCTCGTCTACCTCTTCATGCGGGACACGCACCGGGAGCACCGGTTCACAGAGGCCGAGGCCCTGCCCCAGACGGCTTCCCCCCACGGACTGCCTCGCCCGCCGCCGTAA
- a CDS encoding epoxide hydrolase family protein: MTKTVAEQPGEGAAPVPPPPSRRALLHGAALAAGAALVKPGIASAAPAGVSLPPATPGITPFKIAVPQSALTDLKRRLGSTRWPERETVDDWSQGVPLAKLQALVEYWRTRYDWRRAEATLNRFPNYRTQLDGLGIHFIHARSKHENALPILLTHGWPGSVIEFLKLIPLLTDPTAHGGTPEDAFHVILPSLPGFGFSDKPTQKGWNMARIAKAWAELMQRLGYTHWVAQGGDWGAGVTTALAHLKAAGLAGIHLNFPLVFPEKIPTDNLTPEEQRALAGAQEFNTHGSGYFLLQTTRPQTVGYALADSPSGQAAWIYEKFQGWTDNKGDPESALSRDEMLDNISLYWLTDTAASSARIYWENAGSNFSGGKLDLPVGVSVFPRELFRAPKRWAEQTYSKLIYWNEPDRGGHFAAFEQPALFARELRECFRQLRAK; encoded by the coding sequence ATGACGAAGACAGTCGCAGAGCAGCCGGGCGAAGGCGCAGCCCCCGTTCCCCCGCCGCCCTCACGCCGCGCCTTGCTGCACGGAGCGGCCCTCGCCGCCGGTGCGGCCCTGGTGAAACCCGGCATCGCGTCCGCAGCCCCGGCGGGCGTCAGCCTTCCCCCCGCCACCCCGGGCATCACCCCGTTCAAGATCGCCGTGCCCCAGAGCGCGCTCACCGACCTGAAGCGGCGGCTGGGCTCGACGCGCTGGCCCGAGCGCGAAACGGTGGACGACTGGTCCCAGGGCGTTCCGCTGGCGAAGCTCCAGGCGCTCGTCGAATACTGGCGCACCCGCTATGACTGGCGGCGCGCCGAAGCCACGCTCAACCGCTTCCCGAACTACCGCACGCAGCTCGACGGGCTGGGCATCCACTTCATCCACGCGCGGTCCAAGCATGAGAACGCCCTGCCGATTCTCCTCACCCACGGCTGGCCCGGCTCGGTCATCGAATTTCTCAAGCTCATCCCCTTGCTGACGGACCCCACCGCCCACGGCGGCACGCCAGAGGACGCCTTTCACGTCATCCTTCCCTCGCTGCCGGGTTTCGGCTTCTCGGACAAGCCCACCCAGAAGGGCTGGAACATGGCGCGCATCGCCAAGGCTTGGGCGGAGCTGATGCAGCGGCTGGGCTACACGCACTGGGTCGCGCAAGGCGGTGACTGGGGAGCGGGCGTCACCACCGCCCTGGCCCATCTCAAGGCGGCTGGGCTTGCGGGCATCCACCTGAACTTCCCGCTCGTCTTCCCGGAGAAGATTCCCACCGACAACCTCACGCCCGAGGAACAACGGGCGCTGGCGGGGGCACAGGAGTTCAACACCCACGGGTCGGGCTACTTCCTCTTGCAGACCACGCGTCCCCAGACGGTGGGCTACGCCCTGGCCGACTCCCCCTCGGGCCAGGCCGCGTGGATCTACGAGAAGTTCCAAGGCTGGACCGACAACAAAGGCGATCCGGAGTCAGCGCTGAGCCGAGACGAGATGCTCGACAACATCTCGCTCTACTGGCTGACGGACACGGCGGCCTCCTCGGCGCGCATCTACTGGGAGAATGCCGGCTCCAACTTCTCAGGTGGAAAGCTGGACCTCCCGGTCGGGGTCAGCGTCTTCCCGCGCGAACTCTTCCGCGCACCGAAGCGCTGGGCCGAGCAGACCTACTCGAAGCTCATCTACTGGAACGAGCCCGACCGGGGTGGCCACTTCGCGGCGTTCGAGCAACCGGCGCTCTTCGCGCGCGAACTCCGGGAGTGCTTCCGTCAGCTCCGCGCGAAGTGA
- a CDS encoding YtxH domain-containing protein, translating to MFMTKKAKLFAKSGLYRKWLAQKLTNDVPRIARNKWDDFDPDDLLHHIGLTSYRPAKASLGGLGAFVIGAALGSVVALLLAPTPGVDLRTTVKDKAINYLNKQNINVGQEKTAHA from the coding sequence ATGTTCATGACGAAGAAGGCCAAGCTGTTCGCGAAGAGCGGGCTGTACCGGAAGTGGCTGGCGCAGAAGCTGACCAACGACGTGCCGCGCATCGCCCGGAACAAGTGGGACGACTTCGACCCGGATGACTTGCTGCATCACATCGGGCTCACCAGCTACAGGCCCGCGAAGGCCAGCCTCGGCGGCCTGGGCGCGTTCGTGATCGGCGCCGCGCTGGGCAGCGTGGTGGCCCTGCTGCTGGCCCCTACCCCGGGCGTGGACCTGCGCACCACGGTCAAGGACAAGGCCATCAACTACCTGAACAAGCAGAACATCAACGTGGGCCAAGAGAAGACCGCCCACGCGTAG
- the rnc gene encoding ribonuclease III encodes MENQRLQERVQALEVRLGVPFLRKDLGLAALTHKSYFNEHRDAGLQDNERLEFLGDAVVDLAISHRLMERFPLAAEGELSKLRALIVNEEGLARIARRLSLGELLLLGRGEEMTGGRDKNSLLADALEAVVGAVFLGAGMEPVMALVDQHFAEALDGVAEGRSGLDYKTKLQEDAQTRLKVPPRYRVVAEAGPDHEKTFEVEVSIGSELYARATGRNKKEAEQAAARATLDMLRKDDTPK; translated from the coding sequence GTGGAGAATCAGCGTCTGCAGGAGCGTGTCCAAGCGTTGGAAGTCCGGCTGGGGGTGCCCTTCCTCCGCAAGGACCTGGGGTTGGCGGCCCTCACCCACAAGAGCTACTTCAACGAGCACCGGGACGCCGGGCTCCAGGACAACGAGCGCCTGGAGTTCCTGGGGGATGCGGTGGTGGACCTGGCCATCAGTCACCGGCTCATGGAGCGCTTCCCCCTGGCCGCGGAGGGCGAGCTGTCCAAGCTGCGGGCCCTCATCGTCAACGAGGAGGGGCTGGCGCGCATCGCCCGGAGGCTGAGCCTGGGGGAGTTGCTGTTGCTGGGCCGCGGCGAGGAGATGACGGGGGGACGGGACAAGAACTCCCTGCTCGCCGACGCCCTGGAGGCCGTCGTGGGCGCGGTGTTCCTGGGGGCGGGGATGGAGCCGGTGATGGCGCTGGTGGACCAGCACTTCGCCGAGGCCCTGGACGGCGTGGCCGAGGGGCGCAGCGGCCTGGATTACAAGACGAAGCTCCAAGAGGACGCGCAGACGCGGCTGAAGGTGCCCCCGCGCTATCGGGTGGTGGCCGAGGCCGGGCCGGACCATGAGAAGACCTTCGAGGTGGAGGTCTCCATCGGCTCGGAGCTGTACGCGCGGGCCACCGGCCGGAACAAGAAGGAGGCCGAGCAGGCAGCCGCCCGGGCCACCCTGGACATGCTTCGCAAGGACGACACCCCGAAGTGA
- a CDS encoding acyl-CoA carboxylase subunit beta: MSYDQKLLEKIAEVEKGGAEKYHAKNREAGKLFARERIRLLVDADSFVEDAKLANNEDPELPSDGVITGLGQVAGRTVAIMANDSTVKAGSWGARTVEKILRIQETARTLRCPLFYLVDSAGARITDQMEMFPGRRGAGRIFYNEVHLSGYVPQVCLLFGPSAAGGAYIPAFCDLVIMVDGNASMYLGSPRMAEMVIGEKVTLEEMGGAKMHCSVSGCGDVLVKTEPEAIEAAKQYLAFFPENFSQLPPQAASVAPKASGKTLEEIIPADQNKPFDMHALIQELIDAGSWFEVKKLFAQELITGLARIGGRPVGIVANQPKYKGGVLFVDSADKAARFIWLCDAFNIPLLYLSDVPGFMIGTKVERAGIIRSGAKMISAVSEASVPRICVVVRKAYGAGLYAMSGPGFAPNCTLALPQAMIAVMGPEAAVNAVYFNKIQEKPEAERAAYVQQLRDEYRADVDISKLASELVVDEVIPGERLRHELDKRFTLYSRSNAPRQEKKHGVHPV; encoded by the coding sequence ATGTCCTACGACCAGAAGCTTCTCGAGAAGATCGCCGAAGTGGAGAAGGGCGGCGCGGAGAAGTACCACGCGAAGAACCGTGAGGCGGGCAAGCTGTTCGCGCGCGAGCGCATCCGGCTGCTCGTGGACGCGGACTCCTTCGTGGAGGACGCGAAGCTCGCCAACAATGAGGATCCGGAACTGCCCTCCGATGGTGTCATCACCGGCCTGGGTCAGGTGGCTGGCCGCACCGTGGCCATCATGGCCAACGACTCCACGGTGAAGGCGGGCAGCTGGGGCGCCCGCACCGTGGAGAAGATCCTCCGCATCCAGGAGACGGCCCGCACCTTGCGCTGCCCGCTCTTCTACCTGGTGGACTCGGCCGGCGCGCGCATCACGGATCAGATGGAGATGTTCCCCGGCCGGCGGGGCGCCGGGCGCATCTTCTATAATGAGGTGCACCTGTCCGGGTACGTGCCCCAGGTGTGCCTGCTCTTTGGCCCCTCGGCGGCCGGAGGGGCCTACATCCCCGCCTTCTGCGATCTGGTCATCATGGTGGACGGCAACGCCTCCATGTACCTGGGCAGCCCGCGCATGGCGGAGATGGTCATCGGCGAGAAGGTGACGCTCGAGGAGATGGGCGGCGCGAAGATGCACTGCTCCGTGTCGGGGTGCGGCGATGTGCTGGTGAAGACGGAGCCGGAGGCCATCGAGGCCGCCAAGCAGTACCTGGCCTTCTTCCCGGAGAACTTCAGCCAGCTGCCGCCCCAGGCGGCCTCCGTGGCCCCCAAGGCCAGCGGCAAGACGCTGGAGGAGATCATCCCCGCGGACCAGAACAAGCCGTTCGACATGCACGCCCTCATCCAGGAGCTCATCGACGCGGGGAGCTGGTTCGAGGTGAAGAAGCTCTTTGCCCAGGAGCTCATCACCGGCCTGGCGCGCATTGGCGGCCGGCCGGTGGGCATCGTCGCCAACCAACCCAAGTACAAGGGGGGGGTGCTCTTCGTGGACTCGGCGGACAAGGCCGCGCGCTTCATCTGGCTGTGTGATGCCTTCAACATCCCGCTGCTCTACCTGTCGGACGTGCCGGGGTTCATGATCGGCACCAAGGTGGAGCGCGCGGGCATCATCCGCTCCGGGGCGAAGATGATCTCCGCCGTCTCCGAGGCCAGCGTGCCGCGCATCTGCGTGGTGGTCCGCAAGGCGTATGGCGCGGGCCTCTACGCCATGTCCGGGCCCGGTTTCGCCCCCAACTGCACCCTGGCGCTGCCCCAGGCGATGATCGCCGTCATGGGCCCCGAGGCCGCCGTCAACGCCGTCTACTTCAACAAGATCCAGGAGAAGCCCGAGGCCGAGCGGGCCGCCTACGTCCAGCAGCTCCGGGACGAGTACCGGGCGGACGTGGACATCTCCAAGCTGGCCAGCGAGCTGGTGGTGGACGAAGTCATCCCGGGCGAGCGCCTGCGTCATGAGCTGGACAAGCGCTTCACGCTCTACTCCCGGAGCAACGCACCGCGGCAGGAGAAGAAGCACGGCGTCCACCCGGTCTGA